From Candidatus Rokuibacteriota bacterium, one genomic window encodes:
- a CDS encoding sigma-54-dependent Fis family transcriptional regulator, translating to MPKVLVVDDEPDMRWLLTSVLRDQDFEVATAEDGQAALEQISREPPDVVLLDLKMPGLDGLQVLERANAADPHMPVVIVTAYGDLPSAVQAMRLGAYDYLTKPFDHDEILFTVRRALEKRELEATRLTAAKVATLLEAARALSHEINNPLAAILGHAQMLEKELREPKAAERVKVIIRRGERIARVLQRLSSIVEPVATFQPGVGPMLDLVRSRTDRGESTENGEDTGRR from the coding sequence ATGCCCAAAGTCTTGGTTGTGGATGACGAGCCCGACATGCGCTGGCTCCTGACGAGCGTGCTTCGAGATCAAGACTTCGAGGTGGCCACAGCGGAAGACGGCCAGGCTGCCCTGGAGCAGATTTCGCGCGAGCCCCCGGACGTCGTCCTCCTGGATCTCAAGATGCCGGGGCTCGATGGCCTCCAGGTTCTGGAGCGGGCGAACGCGGCGGACCCCCACATGCCCGTCGTGATCGTCACAGCCTATGGGGATCTGCCCTCCGCCGTCCAGGCCATGCGGCTTGGCGCCTACGACTACCTCACTAAGCCCTTTGACCACGACGAGATCCTCTTCACCGTCAGGAGGGCGCTGGAAAAGAGAGAGCTGGAGGCAACGCGCCTCACGGCCGCCAAGGTCGCCACTCTCCTGGAGGCCGCGCGCGCCCTGAGCCATGAGATTAACAACCCCCTGGCCGCCATCCTTGGCCATGCCCAGATGCTGGAGAAAGAGCTCAGGGAACCGAAGGCTGCCGAGAGAGTAAAGGTCATCATCCGGCGCGGTGAGCGAATCGCCCGGGTGCTCCAGCGGCTTTCCTCTATCGTCGAGCCCGTTGCCACGTTCCAGCCGGGGGTCGGACCGATGCTGGATCTCGTGAGGTCGAGAACCGACCGAGGGGAGTCCACCGAAAATGGCGAGGATACTGGTCGTAGATGA
- a CDS encoding response regulator, producing MSHGVGNKKVLVVDDDEEILDLIAEFIPRLGCEVLRARDGEEALQIFRAEGPPLVLADLWMPTMDGLTLMKAVKEASPGTEILILTAHADLDSAIEAVRQGAFDYLLKPFALEALGRRVNQALERHRLVSEKEALLEELEERVKARTAALVESQRQLRAVFNGIRDSLVIVDQTFTIIAANEGAATLSGTPADTLIGRKCYRELCRREEICEGCPLLETLATGRAASASMSRRNRDGSCSYLEVSGYPLADAGKRPTEAVEHIRDVTEKIHQARDLHNSEKLAAVGQFAAGLAHELGNALAIIGSSAQFLLGYPGDRRRASRDYLEVIHRNVAAADRTIRELLAFARPREPFLRAMDVTESLDRACFLLRGKFAKHGVEVVQQYAPALPRIEGDPEQLQQVFLNLLLNAVQAMDDGGTITVRIVFDPPEWVRVELMDTGRGIPGEHLDRIFDPFFTTREQGTGLGLSIAHRHVEAHRGRLTVETQEGRGTRFTMLLPAKTPQSVRAGAG from the coding sequence GTGAGCCATGGGGTAGGTAACAAAAAGGTCCTGGTGGTCGATGACGACGAAGAGATCCTCGACCTGATCGCCGAGTTTATCCCGAGGCTGGGCTGCGAGGTTCTGCGGGCCCGTGATGGGGAGGAGGCTCTTCAGATCTTCCGAGCGGAGGGCCCTCCGCTCGTCCTCGCTGACCTGTGGATGCCCACGATGGATGGCCTCACCCTCATGAAAGCTGTCAAAGAGGCAAGTCCAGGAACCGAGATCCTGATCCTCACCGCTCACGCTGATCTTGATTCCGCCATCGAGGCAGTCCGGCAGGGCGCCTTTGATTATCTCCTGAAGCCCTTCGCCTTGGAGGCTCTAGGCCGCAGAGTGAATCAGGCGCTGGAGCGCCACCGGCTTGTGTCGGAAAAGGAGGCCCTGCTCGAGGAGCTGGAGGAGCGAGTCAAGGCCAGGACTGCGGCGCTGGTTGAAAGCCAACGGCAGCTCCGCGCGGTCTTCAACGGGATCAGAGATTCCCTCGTCATCGTCGATCAGACCTTCACGATCATCGCCGCCAACGAGGGGGCCGCTACCCTCTCCGGCACACCGGCGGACACCCTCATCGGCCGGAAGTGTTACCGTGAGCTGTGCCGCCGCGAAGAGATCTGCGAGGGGTGCCCGCTCCTTGAGACGCTCGCCACCGGTCGGGCCGCCTCGGCGTCCATGTCACGGCGGAATCGCGATGGGAGCTGTAGCTATCTGGAGGTCTCCGGCTACCCGCTGGCTGACGCGGGGAAGCGGCCGACGGAGGCTGTCGAGCACATCAGAGACGTCACGGAAAAAATCCACCAGGCGCGCGACCTGCACAACTCAGAAAAGCTTGCCGCCGTGGGCCAGTTCGCGGCTGGACTCGCCCATGAGCTCGGCAATGCGCTGGCTATCATCGGGAGCTCGGCGCAGTTCCTGCTCGGGTACCCCGGCGACCGGCGGCGGGCGAGCCGGGACTATCTTGAGGTGATCCACCGGAACGTGGCGGCGGCCGATCGCACGATCCGGGAGCTCCTGGCCTTTGCCCGGCCACGGGAGCCTTTCTTGAGGGCCATGGATGTGACCGAGTCTCTGGATCGAGCGTGCTTTCTCCTCAGAGGGAAGTTCGCGAAGCATGGCGTGGAGGTCGTGCAGCAGTATGCCCCTGCCCTCCCTCGTATTGAGGGCGATCCGGAGCAACTCCAGCAGGTCTTCCTCAACCTCCTCCTCAACGCTGTCCAGGCGATGGATGACGGCGGAACGATCACGGTCAGGATCGTCTTCGATCCCCCGGAATGGGTTCGGGTAGAACTGATGGACACCGGCCGGGGCATCCCGGGGGAGCATCTCGACCGCATCTTCGACCCCTTCTTCACCACCCGGGAGCAGGGCACAGGGTTGGGCCTTTCTATCGCCCACCGTCACGTGGAGGCCCACCGGGGCAGGTTGACTGTGGAGACCCAGGAAGGGCGGGGAACCCGCTTCACCATGCTTCTGCCGGCCAAGACCCCCCAGAGCGTTCGGGCCGGGGCGGGATGA
- a CDS encoding sigma-54-dependent Fis family transcriptional regulator codes for MARILVVDDEPDMRWLLAGVLQAEGLEVVTAEDGQAALDRVMADAPATVILDLRMPGLDGMSALGKLKTIAPQVPVIMLTAYGDIPTAVQAMRLGAYDYLTKPFHNDDIVLTVRRALERQALLAEVEELRSQLGEGGGSLSEHMGPSQEIQKVIRHITQVASSTFTVLIQGETGTGKELVARAIHQQSARCEKPFIALDCGAIPETLIESELFGYEKGAFTGADRRKEGHFQLAEGGSLFLDEITNLPLTTQAKLLRVLQEREVQLLGGKRAVPVNVRIIAASNVPLETEMRAGRFRHDLYYRLNEFTIALPPLRERQEDILYLAKRFLEEASMELKRPVRGISEEAAPLLLRHPWPGNARELRNVIRQAVLLSPDLIRPEHLAALGPGGARAPLAEEPRSGSAGLSLREASEKAAAEAERQAIRHALQATQGNKSEAARLLRTDYKTLHVKMKRYGIRTREFQGS; via the coding sequence ATGGCGAGGATACTGGTCGTAGATGACGAGCCTGACATGCGCTGGCTCCTGGCCGGGGTCCTCCAGGCGGAGGGCCTCGAGGTGGTCACAGCGGAGGACGGCCAGGCCGCCCTGGACCGGGTCATGGCGGATGCTCCCGCCACCGTAATTCTGGACCTCAGGATGCCAGGGCTCGACGGAATGTCGGCCCTCGGGAAACTCAAGACGATCGCCCCCCAAGTGCCGGTGATCATGCTCACCGCCTACGGGGACATCCCCACAGCCGTCCAGGCCATGCGACTTGGCGCCTACGATTACCTCACCAAGCCATTTCACAACGATGACATCGTCCTCACCGTGCGGCGGGCCCTCGAGCGGCAGGCGCTGCTAGCCGAGGTGGAGGAGCTCAGGAGTCAACTCGGAGAGGGCGGCGGCTCCCTCAGCGAGCATATGGGCCCGAGCCAGGAGATCCAGAAGGTCATCCGGCACATCACGCAGGTGGCCAGCTCCACCTTCACCGTCCTTATCCAGGGGGAGACGGGTACGGGGAAGGAGCTGGTGGCCCGGGCTATCCACCAGCAGAGCGCCCGGTGCGAGAAGCCCTTTATCGCCCTGGACTGCGGCGCGATTCCCGAGACCCTGATCGAATCAGAGCTGTTCGGCTACGAGAAAGGCGCCTTCACCGGCGCAGACCGGCGCAAGGAGGGCCACTTTCAGCTCGCCGAGGGGGGAAGCCTCTTCCTGGACGAGATCACCAACCTCCCCTTAACTACCCAGGCGAAGCTCCTGCGGGTGTTGCAGGAGCGAGAGGTGCAGCTCCTGGGCGGCAAGCGCGCGGTCCCGGTCAACGTGCGGATCATCGCTGCCTCCAATGTCCCGCTGGAGACAGAGATGCGGGCGGGCCGGTTCAGGCACGACCTCTACTACCGCCTGAACGAGTTCACCATCGCCCTCCCGCCCCTCAGGGAGCGGCAAGAGGACATCCTCTACTTGGCCAAGCGCTTTCTGGAAGAAGCCAGTATGGAGCTAAAGCGGCCCGTCCGCGGGATCTCAGAGGAGGCGGCCCCCCTTCTTCTCCGGCATCCCTGGCCGGGCAATGCCAGGGAACTCAGGAACGTCATTCGCCAGGCCGTGCTCCTGAGTCCGGACCTCATTCGGCCGGAGCACCTGGCGGCCCTGGGTCCCGGAGGCGCCCGGGCGCCGTTAGCCGAGGAGCCGCGCTCGGGATCGGCGGGTCTTTCTCTGAGAGAGGCGAGCGAAAAGGCCGCCGCTGAGGCGGAGCGGCAGGCGATCCGCCACGCCCTCCAGGCCACTCAGGGGAACAAGAGCGAGGCGGCCCGGCTCCTCAGGACCGACTACAAGACCCTGCACGTCAAGATGAAGCGCTACGGCATCCGGACCCGGGAGTTCCAGGGGTCGTAA
- a CDS encoding PAS domain-containing protein: MKEKTITVKKKSWALGELVVPDSGGRNFQTDILAHIPSSILILDPSLRVTFANRNFLVKSRKEEGEVLGKRISDVFPPVILYYTDLEERLRKVCQTGRPFEGGEMEYRAPGLAARVYFYSLTPLKDQDGRVESVMLFMDDVTEKKSLGERVRQVERHLASVVQSANDPIVSLDAAGAVMTWNSAAERILGFSSQELVTRQFADLFSEADRPHLQVLVTELAREGTVQEIETGMKAKAGQELLVSWRFSAMREEGGRVVALVGVGRDLTEKRRLALQLVQSAKMAALGEMAGGIAHEIRNPLAITSSAAQILLKKGDDRDLRQECAGKIRNAANRAAAIIESLLRFSRPSAGLVERVDINSAIEDTLGLVGHQISLQSIGIQKRLAPGLPSVRGNKNQLQQVLMNLILNAYNAMPEGGRFTIESRLATNHHQEWIEVRFADTGSGIPEEHLSRIFDPFFTTMPVGKGTGLGLSIAYSIVQQHGGTIRAESEAGKGSTFTVTLPAERPDA; the protein is encoded by the coding sequence ATGAAGGAAAAGACGATCACCGTAAAGAAGAAAAGCTGGGCCCTCGGTGAGCTGGTCGTCCCGGACTCGGGCGGGCGGAACTTCCAGACGGATATCCTCGCCCATATCCCCTCCTCCATCCTAATCCTCGACCCCAGCCTCAGGGTGACCTTCGCCAACCGGAACTTCCTCGTCAAATCGCGGAAGGAAGAGGGGGAGGTGCTGGGGAAGCGGATCAGCGACGTCTTCCCTCCCGTGATCCTCTACTACACCGACCTGGAGGAGCGGCTCCGGAAGGTCTGTCAGACCGGCAGGCCATTCGAGGGCGGGGAGATGGAGTACCGAGCCCCGGGGCTGGCCGCCCGCGTCTACTTCTACAGCCTGACTCCCTTGAAGGATCAGGACGGACGGGTCGAGAGCGTGATGCTCTTCATGGACGACGTGACAGAGAAGAAGAGCCTGGGCGAGCGGGTCAGGCAGGTCGAGCGCCACCTGGCCAGCGTGGTGCAGAGTGCCAACGACCCCATCGTCTCCCTGGACGCGGCCGGCGCGGTAATGACCTGGAACAGCGCCGCGGAGCGCATCCTGGGGTTCTCGAGCCAGGAGCTGGTGACGAGACAGTTCGCTGATCTTTTCTCCGAGGCCGACCGGCCCCACCTCCAGGTTCTCGTCACCGAGCTCGCCCGGGAGGGAACGGTCCAGGAGATAGAGACGGGGATGAAGGCGAAAGCCGGCCAGGAGCTCCTCGTCTCCTGGCGCTTCTCAGCTATGCGGGAGGAGGGAGGGCGGGTGGTGGCCTTAGTCGGGGTGGGGCGGGACCTGACGGAGAAGCGGCGGCTTGCGCTTCAACTGGTCCAGTCGGCCAAGATGGCCGCCCTCGGCGAGATGGCCGGCGGCATCGCCCACGAGATCCGTAACCCCCTGGCCATCACTTCCTCCGCCGCCCAGATCCTCCTCAAGAAGGGGGATGATCGTGATCTCAGGCAGGAGTGCGCCGGGAAGATCCGGAACGCCGCCAACCGGGCCGCGGCCATCATCGAGAGCCTCCTCCGGTTCTCCCGGCCGTCGGCGGGGCTCGTCGAGCGGGTCGATATCAACAGCGCCATCGAAGACACCCTTGGGCTGGTCGGCCACCAGATCTCCCTTCAGTCCATCGGGATACAAAAACGCCTGGCTCCGGGGCTCCCGAGCGTGAGGGGCAACAAGAACCAGCTCCAGCAGGTCCTCATGAACCTCATCCTCAACGCCTACAACGCCATGCCCGAGGGGGGGCGGTTCACCATCGAGAGCCGACTTGCGACGAACCACCATCAAGAGTGGATCGAGGTCAGGTTTGCCGACACCGGGTCCGGCATCCCCGAAGAGCACCTCTCCCGCATCTTCGACCCCTTCTTCACCACCATGCCGGTGGGAAAGGGAACGGGGCTGGGCCTCTCCATCGCCTACAGCATTGTCCAGCAGCACGGGGGCACCATCCGCGCGGAGAGTGAGGCGGGGAAGGGCTCCACGTTCACGGTCACCCTGCCGGCGGAGAGGCCAGATGCTTGA